AATATCTGGCTTGCTTTTCTGCTGTTCGGAGCCGGCATTGCACCCCGCATTGACCGGATTTTCAAAGGAGATACCAGTGCTATTGAGCATCTGCGCAAAAAAGTTGAAAACTATCGCCTGAGCATTGCCAAAATGCCGGCACTGCCCGATACCATGGCCATTATCGGAATCGGCTTCGGAATGACGGCGATCGCCCATCTGGGTGCCGATAACATCACCCCCTGGATTACCGAAAACTTCCCGAACCTGGACCGCCTGAGTCTGACGTCTCCGTTTTTCTGGCTGATCAGCATCGCAACGGCCCTTGGCCTGACACTCTCCTTTACCCGTGCCCGTAAACTCGAGGGCGTTGGAGCATCCCGGATCGGCAGTCTGCTTCTTTACGTACTGGTCGCAACCATCGGCATGCGCATGGATATCATGGCCATATTCCAGAACCCCGGCTATTTCCTGATCGGATTCATCTGGATGCTGTGCCATGTCATCATTCTTCTGACGGTTGCCAAAATCATCAAAGCACCTTTCTTTTTTGTTGCCGTGGGCAGTCAGGCCAATGTCGGCGGAGCCGCATCCGCCCCGATTGTTGCCTCTGCCTTCCATCCGGCACTGGCTCCGGTCGGAGTGCTGCTGGCCGTGGTCGGCTATGCACTTGGTACGTATGCCGCCTGGTTCTGTGGCATTCTGATGAGCGTAGTGGCGCCCTGATCTTCAGCAAGGCAACGTTTAACAACTTCGTCAGGTTGAAAAAAAGAAACTGTCCGGCCCTCACCGGATAATGTAAAAATCGCATGTTCTGTCCAACTCCGGCAAATTCTGCGTCCCGAAAGACCGTGACTTGCAACTATGTTGCGCAAAATATTCAACTTGTCGCTAATTAATATTTGATATTCATCATAATTATTAAGTTATTTTTTCCTTGATTTGCGAATAAGTAAAGATACTGCCTCTGCGGCTTTATCTTTATTTGTTTACGTAAATCGAATTAATAATAATCCTGTCGAATTCAAACCTAAGAACGGGGTAACATGAAACAAAAATACACAATGTTCTTTATGACCTTGTTCCTGCTGGCTTTTAGCTATCAGGCACAGGGACAAACAATAAGCGGAACCGTTACCGATGCTGAAGACGGTGAAAGACTTTCAGGGGTAAACGTACTTGCCGAAGGTACCACAACCGGAGCGGTAACGGACCTGGATGGTGAATACACCATAGATGTTCCGGATGATGCCACGCATCTGGTTTTCAGTTATCTGGGATACAGCACCCAGAGAGTAGCCATTGACGGACGTACAACCATAGACCTTGAAATGAGTCCGGACCTGGTCGAACTTGACGACCTGGTAGTAACCGCTCTCGGACTCGAGGCCGACCGCCGCTCTCTGGGATACGCTATTCAGTCGGTACAGGCCGAAGATATTGCCGCCACCCGGCAAATCAGCGTCAGCGATGCTCTCAGCAGCCAGTATTCCGGCGTTGAAGTTCGCAGCCAGGCCGGTGTTCCCGGAGCCGCAAGCTCGGTAAACATCCGTGGACG
The nucleotide sequence above comes from Natronogracilivirga saccharolytica. Encoded proteins:
- a CDS encoding DUF819 domain-containing protein gives rise to the protein MSEASESTALFTNDAIVFGILASILAVIFVSQRSEHPFLKKFYTYVPSLLLCYFIPSIFNTLGIIDGQESDLYYVASRYLLPTSLVLLTLSIDLKGVVQLGPKAIIMFLAGTTGIVIGGPLAILIVSSFAPELVGGAGPDAVWRGLATVAGSWIGGGANQAGMLEIFGASPDLFAAMVTVDVIIANIWLAFLLFGAGIAPRIDRIFKGDTSAIEHLRKKVENYRLSIAKMPALPDTMAIIGIGFGMTAIAHLGADNITPWITENFPNLDRLSLTSPFFWLISIATALGLTLSFTRARKLEGVGASRIGSLLLYVLVATIGMRMDIMAIFQNPGYFLIGFIWMLCHVIILLTVAKIIKAPFFFVAVGSQANVGGAASAPIVASAFHPALAPVGVLLAVVGYALGTYAAWFCGILMSVVAP